Proteins encoded in a region of the Diabrotica virgifera virgifera chromosome 4, PGI_DIABVI_V3a genome:
- the LOC126883567 gene encoding uncharacterized protein LOC126883567 has protein sequence MSSNRAVQVNKLAAIVREKYKALRRMQADEKELLQSTFKPITTPLKEITNYMNKNVPKPDLNEDDLQTNQPSQTSDDEPLHIQTSYNPYLETYTQDLGNTDQIFGPTFNWETGEWEFGNHTIQFGKDSIKMDSHIFKATPGLYELIFSKEPTQYTLADQKIYKTLLDESGVHKDDRGRLRHQSRTTKYEKIIKPMYLGKRRTQVLHGTAKNVEPDAENTSDIQQQGKRRHISQKEQDAKNMQIQGSKINRDDVPSRPLETRDCDIANKQVLNELQEIWFQYNKYGDPNMLVKGLKILSKADALTGKEAAEIIEELKYLDIID, from the exons ATGTCTTCAAATAGAGCGGTTCAAGTAAACAAACTTGCGGCAATAGTGAGAGAAAAGTACAAAGCTCTTAGAAGAATGCAAGCAgatgaaaaagaacttctacAGTCAACGTTTAAACCAATAACTACTCCTCTTAAAGAAATAACCAATTATATGAATAAAAATGTTCCTAAACCAGATCTCAACGAGGATGACTTACAAACTAATCAACCATCACAGACCAGTGACGACGAACCTCTACATATACAAACATCGTACAacccttatttagaaacatatACGCAAGATTTAGGGAATACTGACCAGATCTTTGGCCCCACGTTTAACTGGGAGACGGGTGAATGGGAGTTTGGAAATCACACCATTCAGTTCGGTAAAGATAGCATTAAAATGGATTCACACATTTTTAAAGCTACACCCGGCCTGTACGAACTGATTTTCTCGAAGGAACCTACACAATATACTCTAGCCGAtcaaaaaatttacaaaactCTTCTAGACGAATCCGGAGTGCATAAAGATGACCGTGGACGTCTACGTCACCAATCTCGCACAAcaaaatacgaaaaaattattAAGCCAATGTATCTAGGAAAAAGAAGAACACAG GTCTTACATGGCACCGCAAAAAATGTCGAACCCGACGCAGAAAATACATCAGACATACAACAACAGGGTAAAAGAAGACATATATCACAGAAGGAACAAGATGCAAAGAACATGCAGATACAAGGTTCAAAGATAAACCGTGATGATGTTCCCTCCAGACCTCTTGAAACACGGGATTGTGATATAGCAAATAAGCAGGTACTTAACGAACTGCAAGAAATATGGTTTCAGTATAACAAATATGGTGATCCGAACATGCTTGTGAAAGGGCTTAAAATTCTTTCAAAAGCCGATGCTTTAACCGGAAAAGAAGCAGCTGAAATTATAGAAGAACTGAAGTACCTAGATATTATTGACTAA